One Capra hircus breed San Clemente chromosome 29, ASM170441v1, whole genome shotgun sequence genomic region harbors:
- the FIBP gene encoding acidic fibroblast growth factor intracellular-binding protein isoform X2, with the protein MTSELDIFVGNTTLIDEDVYRLWLDGYSVSDAVALRVRSGILEQTGATAAVLQSDTMDHYRTFHMLERLLHAPPKLLHQLIFQIPPSRQALLIERYYAFDEAFVREVLGKKLSKGTKKDLDDISTKTGITLKSCRRQFDNFKRVFKVVEEMRGSLVDNIQQHFLLSDRLARDYAAIVFFANNRFETGKKKLQYLSFGDFAFCAELMIQNWTLGAVDSQVDDMDMDLDKEFLQDLKELKVLVADKDLLDLHKSLVCTALRGKLGVFSEMEANFKNLSRGLVNVAAKLTHNKDVRDLFVDLVEKFVEPCRSDHWPLNDVRLFLNQYSASVHSLDGFRHQALWDRYMGTLRGCLLRLYHD; encoded by the exons ATGACCAGCGAGCTGGACATCTTCGTGGGGAACACGACCCTCATCGACGAGGACGTGTATCGCCTTTGGCTGGACGGTTATTCGG TGAGCGACGCGGTGGCTCTGCGGGTGCGCTCGGGAATTCTGGAGCAGACCGGCGCCACAGCAGCGGTGCTGCAGAGCGACACCATGGACCACTACCGGACTTTCCACATGCTCGAGCGCCTGCTCCACGCGCCGCCCAAGCTGCTTCACCAGCTCATTTTCCAGATCCCGCCCTCTCGACAGGCGCTGCTCATTGAGAG GTATTATGCCTTTGACGAGGCCTTCGTGCGGGAGGTGCTGGGCAAAAAGCTGTCCAAGGGCACCAAGAAAGACCTGGATGATATCAGCACCAAAACAGGCATCACCCTCAAGAGCTGCCGGAGACAG TTTGACAACTTTAAGCGCGTCTTCAAGGTGGTGGAGGAAATGCGGGGCTCCCTGGTGGATAACATCCAGCAGCACTTCCTCCTGTCTGACCGGCTGGCCAG GGACTATGCAGCCATCGTCTTCTTTGCCAACAATCGCTTTGAGACAGGGAAGAAAAAACTGCAGTATCTGAGCTTTGGGGACTTTGCCTTCTGTGCTGAGCTCATGATCCAGAACTGGACCCTCGGAGCCGTCG ACTCCCAGGTGGATGACATGGACATGGACTTAGACAAGGAGTTTCTCCAGGACTTGAAGGAGCTCAAGGTGCTTGTGGCTGACAAGGACCTTCTAGACCTGCACAAGAG CCTGGTGTGCACTGCCCTCCGGGGGAAGCTTGGTGTCTTTTCGGAGATGGAAGCCAACTTCAAG AACCTGTCCCGGGGGCTGGTGAATGTGGCCGCCAAGCTGACCCACAATAAGGATGTCAGAGACCTGTTTGTAGACCTCGTGGAGAAG TTCGTGGAACCCTGCCGCTCCGACCACTGGCCGTTGAATGACGTGCGTCTCTTCCTGAACCAGTATTCGGCTTCGGTCCACTCCCTGGATGGCTTCCG
- the FOSL1 gene encoding fos-related antigen 1 — protein MFRDYGEPGPSSGAGGAYGGPTQPPATGQQKFHLVPSINTVSGNQELQWMVQPHFLGPSSYPRPLAYPPYSSPQPRPGVIRALGPTPGVRRRPCEQISPEEEERRRVRRERNKLAAAKCRNRRKELTDFLQAETDKLEDEKSGLQREIEELQKQKERLELVLEAHRPICKIPEGAKESETSCTGGASGTSSPPGPSRPVPCISLSPGPVLEPEALHTPTLMTTPSLTPFTPSLVFTYPSTPEPCASAHRKSSSSSGDPSSDPLGSPTLLAL, from the exons ATGTTCCGAGACTACGGGGAACCCGGACCGAGCTCCGGCGCCGGCGGTGCGTACGGCGGCCCGACGCAGCCCCCGGCCACAGGCCAGCAG AAGTTCCACCTCGTGCCAAGCATCAACACTGTGAGTGGCAACCAGGAGCTTCAGTGGATGGTTCAGCCTCACTTCCTGGGACCCAGCAGCTACCCCAGGCCTCTGGCCTATCCCCCGTACAGTTCTCCGCAGCCCCGGCCAGGAGTCATCCGGGCCCTGGGCCCAACTCCAGGGGTACGTCGCCGGCCCTGTGAACAG ATCAGCCCCGAGGAGGAGGAACGCCGTCGAGTGAGGCGGGAGAGGAACAAGCTAGCCGCGGCCAAGTGTAGGAACCGGAGGAAAGAACTGACCGACTTCCTGCAGGCG GAGACCGACAAACTGGAGGATGAGAAATCTGGACTGCAGCGAGAAATTGAGGAGCTGCAGAAGCAGAAGGAGCGCCTGGAGCTGGTGCTCGAAGCCCACCGCCCCATCTGCAAAATCCCAGAAGGGGCCAAGGAGAGCGAAACCAGCTGCACAGGTGGTGCCAGCGGCaccagcagcccgccaggcccctcccgCCCTGTGCCATGTATCTCTCTTTCTCCAGGGCCTGTACTTGAACCCGAAGCATTGCACACTCCCACGCTCATGACCACACCCTCCCTGACTCCTTTCACCCCCAGTCTGGTCTTCACCTACCCCAGCACACCAGAGCCCTGTGCCTCAGCCCATCGCaagagtagcagcagcagtggggacCCCTCTTCTGATCCCCTGGGCTCCCCAACCCTCTTGGCCTTATGA
- the DRAP1 gene encoding dr1-associated corepressor → MPSKKKKYNARFPPARIKKIMQTDEEIGKVAAAVPVIISRALELFLESLLKKACQVTQSRNAKTMTTSHLKQCIELEQQFDFLKDLVASVPDMQGDGEDNHMDGDKGPRRGRKPGSSGRKNGGMGSKGKDKKLSGTDSEQEDESEDTDSDGEEETPQVPPQASHPPAHFQSPPTPFMPFTSTLPLPPAPPGPSAPDAEEEEDYDS, encoded by the exons ATGCCGAGCAAGAAGAAGAAGTACAACGCGCGGTTCCCGCCG gcacGAATCAAGAAGATCATGCAGACGGATGAAGAGATTGGGAAGGTGGCGGCGGCCGTGCCTGTCATCATCT CTCGGGCGCTCGAGCTTTTCTTGGAGTCTCTGTTGAAGAAAGCATGCCAAGTTACCCAGTCCCGAAACGCCAAGACCATGACTACATCCCACCT gaagcagTGCATtgagctggagcagcagtttGACTTCTTGAAGGACCTGGTGGCATCTGTGCCTGACATGCAGGGGGATGGAGAAGACAACCACATGGATGGGGACAAGGGTCCCCGCAG GGGCCGGAAGCCAGGCAGCAGTGGCCGGAAGAACGGTGGGATGGGAAGCAAAGGCAAGGACAAGAAGCTGTCAGGGACGGACTCAGAGCAGGAG GATGAGTCTGAGGATACAGACAGTGACGGAGAAGAGGAGACACCACAGGTCCCACCCCAGGCCAGCCACCCCCCTGCCCACTTTCAGAG CCCCCCGACACCCTTCATGCCCTTCACCTCGACCCTGCCTCTGCCCCCAGCACCCCCGGGCCCCTCAGCACCTGAcgcagaggaagaagaggattATGACTCCTAG
- the C29H11orf68 gene encoding UPF0696 protein C11orf68 homolog — protein sequence MAAAAAAVAGAGRGGGSGAEPRQERSRARGWPGAERSEGRRMEPGEELEEEDSPGGREDGFTAEHLAAEAMAADMDPWLVFDARMTPATELDAWLAKYPPSQVTRYGDPGSPNSEPVGWIAAYGQGYIPNSGDVQGLQAAWEALQTSGRPITPGTLRQLAITHQVLSGKWLIHLAPGFKLDHAWAGIARAVVEGRLQVAKVSPRAKEGGRQVICVYTDDFTDRLGVLEADAAIRAAGVKCLLTYKPDVYTYLGIYRANRWHLCPTLYESRFQLGGSSRGSRVLDRANNVELT from the exons atggcggcggcggcggcagccgtggcgggggcggggcgcggcggtGGCAGCGGCGCAGAGCCCCGGCAGGAACGGAGCCGGGCCCGGGGCTGGCCCGGCGCCGAGCGCAGCGAAGGCCGGAG GATGGAACCAGGTGAGGAGCTGGAGGAAGAGGACTCTCCAGGTGGTCGTGAAGATGGCTTCACTGCTGAGCACCTGGCTGCAGAGGCCATGGCAGCCGACATGGACCCCTGGCTGGTGTTTGATGCCCGCATGACACCTGCCACAGAGCTGGATGCCTGGTTGGCCAAGTACCCGCCGTCCCAAGTTACCCGCTATGGGGACCCTGGCTCGCCCAACTCTGAGCCCGTGGGCTGGATTGCAGCGTACGGGCAGGGCTACATCCCCAACTCGGGTGATGTGCAGGGCCTACAGGCCGCCTGGGAAGCTCTGCAGACCAGCGGGCGGCCCATAACGCCTGGTACCCTGCGCCAGCTGGCCATCACCCACCAAGTGCTCTCTGGCAAATGGCTGATACACCTGGCACCTGGCTTCAAGCTGGACCACGCCTGGGCTGGCATTGCTCGGGCCGTGGTTGAGGGCCGGCTGCAAGTGGCCAAGGTGAGCCCACGGGCCAAGGAGGGGGGGCGGCAGGTCATCTGCGTTTATACGGACGACTTCACGGACCGCTTGGGGGTTCTGGAGGCAGATGCAGCCATCCGTGCGGCAGGCGTGAAGTGTCTGCTTACCTACAAGCCTGACGTCTACACCTACCTGGGCATCTACCGGGCCAACCGCTGGCACCTCTGCCCCACTCTCTATGAGAGCCGTTTCCAGCTGGGGGGCAGTTCCCGTGGCTCCCGTGTGCTGGACCGTGCCAACAATGTGGAACTGACCTAA
- the CCDC85B gene encoding coiled-coil domain-containing protein 85B has translation MEAETGGLEELTDEEMAALGKEELVRRLRREEAARLAALVQRGRLMQEVNRQLQGHLGEIRELKQLNRRLQAENRELRDLCCFLDSERQRGRRAARQWQLFGTQASRAVREDLGGCWQKLAELEGRQEELLRENLALKELCLALGEEWGPRGGSGVSGGSGAGPTPELALPPCGPRDLGDGSSSTGSVGSPDQLPLACSPDD, from the coding sequence ATGGAGGCCGAGACGGGTGGCCTGGAGGAGCTGACGGATGAAGAGATGGCGGCTCTGGGCAAGGAGGAGCTGGTGCGGCGCCTGCGGCGGGAGGAGGCGGCGCGCCTGGCGGCTCTGGTGCAGCGCGGCCGCCTCATGCAGGAGGTGAATCGGCAGCTACAGGGTCACCTGGGCGAGATCCGCGAGCTCAAGCAGCTCAACCGGCGCCTACAGGCCGAGAACCGCGAGCTGCGCGACCTCTGCTGCTTCCTGGACTCGGAGCGCCAGCGCGGGCGGCGTGCCGCGCGCCAGTGGCAGCTCTTCGGGACCCAAGCATCCCGAGCCGTGCGCGAGGATCTAGGCGGTTGTTGGCAGAAGCTGGCCGAGCTGGAAGGCCGCCAGGAGGAGCTGCTGCGGGAGAACCTGGCGCTCAAGGAGCTCTGTCTGGCGCTGGGCGAAGAGTGGGGTCCCCGAGGCGGCTCCGGCGTCTCGGGGGGCTCTGGCGCTGGGCCGACACCCGAGCTGGCCTTGCCCCCCTGCGGTCCTCGTGACCTGGGCGATGGAAGCTCCAGTACCGGCAGCGTGGGCAGCCCCGATCAGCTGCCCCTGGCTTGCTCCCCAGATGATTGA
- the FIBP gene encoding acidic fibroblast growth factor intracellular-binding protein isoform X1, with protein MTSELDIFVGNTTLIDEDVYRLWLDGYSVSDAVALRVRSGILEQTGATAAVLQSDTMDHYRTFHMLERLLHAPPKLLHQLIFQIPPSRQALLIERYYAFDEAFVREVLGKKLSKGTKKDLDDISTKTGITLKSCRRQFDNFKRVFKVVEEMRGSLVDNIQQHFLLSDRLARDYAAIVFFANNRFETGKKKLQYLSFGDFAFCAELMIQNWTLGAVGEAPTDPDSQVDDMDMDLDKEFLQDLKELKVLVADKDLLDLHKSLVCTALRGKLGVFSEMEANFKNLSRGLVNVAAKLTHNKDVRDLFVDLVEKFVEPCRSDHWPLNDVRLFLNQYSASVHSLDGFRHQALWDRYMGTLRGCLLRLYHD; from the exons ATGACCAGCGAGCTGGACATCTTCGTGGGGAACACGACCCTCATCGACGAGGACGTGTATCGCCTTTGGCTGGACGGTTATTCGG TGAGCGACGCGGTGGCTCTGCGGGTGCGCTCGGGAATTCTGGAGCAGACCGGCGCCACAGCAGCGGTGCTGCAGAGCGACACCATGGACCACTACCGGACTTTCCACATGCTCGAGCGCCTGCTCCACGCGCCGCCCAAGCTGCTTCACCAGCTCATTTTCCAGATCCCGCCCTCTCGACAGGCGCTGCTCATTGAGAG GTATTATGCCTTTGACGAGGCCTTCGTGCGGGAGGTGCTGGGCAAAAAGCTGTCCAAGGGCACCAAGAAAGACCTGGATGATATCAGCACCAAAACAGGCATCACCCTCAAGAGCTGCCGGAGACAG TTTGACAACTTTAAGCGCGTCTTCAAGGTGGTGGAGGAAATGCGGGGCTCCCTGGTGGATAACATCCAGCAGCACTTCCTCCTGTCTGACCGGCTGGCCAG GGACTATGCAGCCATCGTCTTCTTTGCCAACAATCGCTTTGAGACAGGGAAGAAAAAACTGCAGTATCTGAGCTTTGGGGACTTTGCCTTCTGTGCTGAGCTCATGATCCAGAACTGGACCCTCGGAGCCGTCGGTGAGGCCCCCACTGACCCAG ACTCCCAGGTGGATGACATGGACATGGACTTAGACAAGGAGTTTCTCCAGGACTTGAAGGAGCTCAAGGTGCTTGTGGCTGACAAGGACCTTCTAGACCTGCACAAGAG CCTGGTGTGCACTGCCCTCCGGGGGAAGCTTGGTGTCTTTTCGGAGATGGAAGCCAACTTCAAG AACCTGTCCCGGGGGCTGGTGAATGTGGCCGCCAAGCTGACCCACAATAAGGATGTCAGAGACCTGTTTGTAGACCTCGTGGAGAAG TTCGTGGAACCCTGCCGCTCCGACCACTGGCCGTTGAATGACGTGCGTCTCTTCCTGAACCAGTATTCGGCTTCGGTCCACTCCCTGGATGGCTTCCG